The Paenarthrobacter aurescens region TGGAAGCCTTGGAACTTTACGGGCCCTACAAGGCCAAGATCAATACGGCCAAGCTCGTCCAAACCCAGGGGAAGACCCCCGGCAAAGTGGTGCTCGTCTCCGCCATGTCCCCCACACCCGCCGGAGAAGGCAAATCAACTACCACCGTGGGGCTCGCCGATTCCCTGGCCCGCGCCGGCCACAATGTGATGATCGCCCTGCGGGAGCCGTCCCTGGGCCCCATCCTTGGGATGAAAGGCGGGGCCACCGGCGGCGGATATTCCCAAGTGCTGCCCATGGACGATATCAACCTGCACTTCACAGGTGATTTCCACGCCATCACCTCGGCAAACAACGCCCTCATGGCCCTGGTGGACAACCACATTTACCAAGGCAACCAACTCGGCGTCGATCCACGCCGCATGACGTTCAAGCGCGTGCTGGACATGAACGACCGCGCACTGAGGGAAGTCGTCATAGGACTCGGCGGCCCTATGCAGGGAGTGCCCCGGCAAGACGGCTTCGACATCACTGTTGCCTCCGAAATCATGGCGGTCTTCTGCCTCGCCACCGACCTTGACGATCTTCGGAACCGGCTGGGACGCATCACCTTCGGGTACACCTACGATCGCACGCCAGTCACTGTCTCAGACCTTGGGGTGGAGGGTGCGCTGACCATGCTGCTCAAGGACGCCATCAAACCCAACCTCGTCCAAACCATCGCAGGGACCCCCGCTTTGGTCCATGGCGGCCCCTTCGCCAACATAGCCCACGGGTGCAACTCGCTGATCGCCACACGTACCGCCATGCAGCTTGCAGACATCGTGGTCACCGAAGCCGGTTTCGGCGCGGACCTCGGTGCCGAAAAGTACATGGACATCAAGGCGCGCATCGCGGACGTCGCCCCATCCGCCGTCGTGGTGGTCGCAACCATACGGGCCCTGAAGATGCAGGGCGGTGTTGCCAAGGAGAACCTCAGCGAGCCAAACGTCGAGGCCGTGGCCGCCGGCGTCGAGAACCTGAAAAGGCACGTCGGCAACATCGCTAAGTTCGGAATCTCCCCTGTGGTGTCCATCAATAAGTTTGCAACGGATGCTCCCGAGGAACTTCAGTGGCTCCTTGCCTGGTGTGCCGCAGAAGGCGTGCAAGCGGCCGTCGCCGATGTGTGGGGGCGCGGAGGAGGAGGGGACGGCGGCGATGAACTCGCAGCCAAGGTGGCAGCGAAGCTGGATGCACCTGCCGGGTTCCATCACCTGTACCCGCTGGAACTCAGTGTTGAGGAGAAGATCCAAACCATCGTGCAGGAGATCTACGGGGCCGACGGCGTGGAATTCTCAGTCCCGGCACTGAAGCGTCTGGCCGAGATCGAAAAGAACGGCTGGTCGGATCTGCCCGTCTGCATGGCCAAAACCCAATACTCCTTCACGGACGACGCCTCCAGGCTAGGTGCGCCCAAAGGGTTCCGGGTGCACGTCCGCGAGCTGATTCCCAAAACCGGTGCCGGGTTCATCGTTGCCCTGACCGGTGCGGTGATGACCATGCCCGGCCTCCCCAAGGAACCGGCCGCCATGCGCATGGATGTGGACGCTGACGGCAACCCCACCGGCCTCTTCTGATCCTCTCTCACATCCCTAACCCTTCAACCTGTCCCTCTCTCACTTCCCAGCCCTTCCCCACCAACGCTCACTCCCTCTCTTGAGGAGAGGGATAGAGCGTCCGGAAGAAGCCCGAGGGAACGGATAGAGCGTCGGGAAGAAGCCCAGGGGAACTGATAGAGCGTCCGGAATAAACCCGGGGGAACTGATAGAGCGTCCGGAATAAACCCGGGGGAACTGATAGAGCGTCCGGGAAACGACGAACGCCCCCGTATTCGAAATGCGGGGGCGTTCGGGTGAAACGAAAGTCTTTAGCGCTCGATGTCGCCGCGGATGAAGGCTTCAACATTGTCGCGGGCGAGGTCGTCGTTGAACTGCTCCGGCGGCGACTTCATGAAGTAGCTGGAAGCGGAGAGCAGCGGGCCGCCGATTCCGCGGTCCAGGCCGATCTTCGCGGCACGGATGGCGTCGATGATCACACCGGCAGAGTTCGGCGAATCCCACACTTCGAGCTTGTATTCGAGGGAAACGGGGGCATCACCGAAGTTACGGCCTTCGAGACGGACGAAGGCCCACTTGCGGTCATCGAGCCAAGCAACGTAATCGGACGGTCCAATGTGGACGTCGTCAGCGTGCAGTTCTGCCTCGACGTTGGACGTGACAGCCTGGGTCTTGGAGATCTTCTTGGATTCAAGGCGATCGCGCTCGAGCATGTTCTTGAAGTCCATGTTGCCGCCAACGTTCAGCTGGTACGTGCGGTCCAGGGTGACACCGCGGTCTTCGAACAATTTGGCCATGACGCGGTGCGTGATGGTGGCACCGATCTGGCTCTTGATGTCATCGCCAACAATCGGGACGCCGGCTTCGGTGAACTTGTCAGCCCACTCTTTGGTGCCGGCAATGAAGACGGGCAGGGCGTTGACGAATGCTACACCGGCGTCGATGGCGCACTGCGCGTAGAACTTGGCGGCCTGTTCCGAACCGACAGGCAGGTAGCAGACCATGACGTCGGCCTTGGCTTCGCGAAGAGCAGCGACGATGTCAACTGCTTCGTCCGGGGCCTCGACGATGGTTTCGCGGTAGTACTTGCCCAGTCCATCAAGGGTGTGGCCGCGCTGGACGGTCACACCGGTTGCGGGAACGTCGGCGATCTTGATGGTGTTGTTTTCGCTGGCGCCGATGGCATCGGCGAGGTCAAGCCCAACCTTCTTGCTGTCGACGTCGAAGGCAGCAACGAACTGAACGTCATTGACGTGGTACTGGCCGAACTCGACGTGCATCAGACCCGGGATCGTGGCCTTGGGGTCAGCGTCGCGATAGTACTGAACACCTTGGACCAGCGATGCGGCGCAGTTACCTACGCCGACAATGGCAACACGAATCGGATGTGAAGACACGAAACTCCTTTTTGAGAAATAACCTCAGGTGCCAGGCGCCTCCCTGACAGAGACCAGGGCACGACTGAATGGCACGGCGCCATTCGGCGCACACTTTCATTCTAGCCAACACAGAGGAAGCCGGTTTTGTTCCCAACCGGCTTCCTTCATTTATGTCAGTCCTTCGAGGCTACTCCTGCGCCCACAAATTGATGTCCGACTCAACGGCGAACTCATCAATGGCGGTCAGTTCTTCCGTAGTGAACTTCAGGTTGTTGATGGCGCTGAGTGTGTCCTCAAGCTGGGCCACGCTGGAAGCACCAATCAAGGCAGAGGTCACAGGCGAGCCCTTGGGCTGATCGCGAAGGATCCACGCAATGGCCATTTGGGCCAGGCTCTGTCCACGTCCCTCGGCGATGGCGTTCAATCCCCGCACACGGTCCAATTTGTCTTCCGTCAGTGCGGACCCGGAGAGGAACCTCTCCTTGGCTGCACGGGAGTCGGCCGGCACACCGTTGAGGTAACGGTTGGTGAGCATGCCTTGCGCCAGCGGCGAGAAGGCGATGGAACCGGCACCCACCTGGTCCAGTGCCTCGTACAGGTTGGGTGAGCCGTTTTCCGTCCAGCGGTTCAGCATGGAGTAGCTGGGCTGGTGGATGAGCAGAGGGGTGCCGAGGTCCTTCAGGATCCGGGCGGCCTCGAGCGTCTGTTCAGGCGTGTAAGAGGAGATACCTGCGTACAGTGCCTTGCCGGACCGGACGGCGTAGTCCAGGGCCCCCATGGTCTCTTCCAAGGGCGTCTCAGGATCGGGGCGGTGGCTGTAGAAGATGTCCACGTAGTCCAGGCCCATGCGTTCCAGGGACTGATCGAGGCTGGAAATCAGGTATTTGCGGGATCCCCACTCGCCGTAGGGGCCCGGCCACATGTAGTAGCCGGCTTTGGTGGAGATGACCAGTTCATCACGGTAGGGCTTGAAGTCATCCTTGAGGTGACGGCCGAAGTTGGTCTCCGCCGAGCCATCCGGCGGTCCGTAGTTGTTGGCGAGGTCGAAGTGGTTGACACCAAGATCGAAGGCCCGGCGGAGGATGGCGCGCTGTTCGTCGAATCGTTTGTCATCGCCGAAGTTGTGCCACAGGCCCAGCGAGATGGCGGGGAGCTTGAGTCCACTGCGTCCAACGCGGCGGTAGGGCATGGTTTCGTAGCGGTTTTCCGCAGCCGAATAAGTCATACGTACCATCCTGCCACTGCGGAAACCGCGGTGACGGCGCCGTCCGCTATGTGGGCGCCGTCACCTGGTTTCCTGCGACTTACTGGATGCGTACGACGGCGGCGCTGGCGCCCGGGAGCGTCAACGTCCCCTCTTCCAGAACTGCTTTATCGTCAGTGGCCAGCAAAACGTCGCCACTTACGGGAGTGTCGAGTGCTTCGTCCCCGAAGTTGCAGACCACCCGGACGTTGCCGCGGGAAAACTGCAGCCAGTGTTCGTCGTCGTCGAATTCGACGGAGGTTCCCCCGAAGCCGCCGTCCACCAACTCGGGATTGTTACGGCGCAGTTGTGCCAAATCCCTGTACAGCTGCAGCAAACGTTCGTGTTCCCCCGTGCCTGCCTCGCCCCAGTTGAGCTTTGAACGTTGGAAGGTCCCGGGGTCCTGGGGATCAGGAACAACAGCAGGGTCCCATCCCATCCGTTCGAATTCCTTGATCCGCCCTTCGGCCGTGGCTTTGCCAAGCTCGGGTTCAGGGTGGGAGGTGAAGAACTGCCAGGGCGTGGATGCGGCGAATTCCTCCCCCATGAACAGCATGGGCGTGAAGGGGGATGTCATGGTCAGGACGGCACCGATGGCCAGCTTGCCGTAGGACAACGAGGCTGTGAGGCGATCGCCTGTGGCCCTGTTTCCAATCTGATCATGGTTCTGAAGGCAGACGACCAATGCGGAGGGGTGTGCCAGATCATGCCGGATAGGCCGTCCGTGATGCCGTCCCCGGAAGCTGGAGTAGCTGCCATCGTGCAGGAAGCCATGCTCCAGTACCTTTGCCAGCACTGCGAGCGAGTCAAAGTCGGCGTAGTAGCCGGTGGTCTCCCCACTGAGGTTGACGTGCACGGCGTGGTGAAAGTCGTCGCTCCATTGGCCCTCCAACCCGTAGCCGTTGTCCTGGCGCGGGTAGATGAGCCGCGGGTTGTTCAGATCCGATTCCGCAATCAGTGTCCTGGGTATCCCTGTTTCCGCTTCCACCTCGTCTCCCAGCGCCCCGAACTCCTCGAGGATGTGGACGGCGCGCTCGTCGCGCAAGGCATGCACAGCGTCGAGCCGGAGTCCGTCCACGTGATAGTCCCGGAGCCACATCGCTGCGTTTTCGAGGATGTAGCGGCGGACCTCGTCCGAGCCGGGGCCGTCAAGATTTACCGAATCCCCCCACGTGTTGCCCTCCCCCGATTTCAGGTAAGGACCGAACTTGGGCAGGTAGTTTCCGCTTGGCCCGAGGTGGTTGTACACAACGTCCTGGATGACGCCCAAGCCCGCAGCATGCGCCGCGTCCACAAAGCGTTGATAGGCCGCCGGGCCGCCGTAGGGCTCGTGCACCGCGTACCAGAGAACGCCGTCATAACCCCAGTTGTGAACTCCGTTGAAGCCGTTGACCGGGAGCAACTCTACGAAGTCGACGCCAAGGTCTACCAAGTAGTCCAGCTTTTCGGCGGCAGCATCCAACGTGCCCTCCGGGGTAAAGGTGCCCAGGTGAAGCTCGTAAATGACCGAGCCTTTGAGGCTCCGCCCTTTCCAGTCGCTGTCCTTCCACTGATGTGCGGAGGGATCGAAGGTGGCGGAGAGCTGGTGAACTCCGTCCGGCTGCCTCCGTGAGCGCGGATCGGGAAACGGCCCTTCTCCGTCCACGACGTAACCGTAGCGAACGTCGTCCCCTGAATTCCCTCCCACATCAGCCGGCGCCCGCCACCATCCGGCTGCGGCGCCGTCGTGATGTTTCTCCATGGAGTACTCGTGACCCCCTGCCAGCAACCGGACTGAATCGGCATTCGGCGCCCAGAGGTCGTAAAGATTTTTTCCAGCAGCGTGCTCCAGCATCATGCTCCCTGTACGTGTTTCAAGCGTGCTTTGCAATGACGTGTTGACGGTGCGATCACCGCAACAGGGTGATCGCACCGTCCGGAAATCAGTCCGTGGGAACCAAGAGGGCCACAGGGTAGTGCTCCAGCAAGGTGGCCAGAGGGACAGTACCGGCCCGGTAGCTGGTACCGGTGAGTTCGTCCCGGCAGTCCACGGTCAGTTCAAGGCTCGTGTCCCGCCAGCCGCCTTCCCTGGCCAGGCGCTTGGGCAGACGGGTGGCAACCGTGAGGGCGCCCCGGCGTTCTGCTCCGCGGTCGAAGGCCACCACATGTCCGGCGGCCGCGCCCTGGGCAGCCACCGGAAGGTAACCGGCAAACAGCTCCGGCCTGTCGCGGCGTAGCCTCAGTGCACGCGAAACCACCAGTAGTTTGGCAGCATCGTCGGTGAACGCGGGCTTCTCACCACGGTCCAATCCTTCCAGGGCGGCGACGCGGGCTTCGAAGTCCACCGGCCGCCGGTTGTCAGGATCAGTCAGTGAACCGTCCCTGAATTCCGTGCCTTGGTAGACGTCCGGAACGCCGGGCATGGTCAGCTGGATCAACTTGGCGGACAGCGAATTGGAGGTTCCGTAAGGTTCGAGCTCGTTGACGAAATTCGTCAGGGCAGCCGCTACCTCCGGAACATCGAAAACGGCGTCGACGGCGGCTGCCAGCAGCCGTTCGAAGTCCTGGTTGGGATCGGTCCAGTTGGTTGAATTGCCGGCTTCGCGGGCCGCTTTCAGCGCGTAGGACTGCAGCCGCTGACGATCAGCCGGCCAGGCACCTGCGATTGATTGCCAGATCAATGCCGACAGTGGGCCGTCCGGGATGGGAGCCAGGTCATGGACGATGCCCAGGAAAAGCTCCCATTCCGGTACAGACTCAGAGATCACGGAAATTCTTGCCCTGGCATCCTCGCTCCGCTTGGTGTCGTGGGTGCTCAGGGTTGTCATGGACAGCGGCAAAAGCTGCTGCCGCCGAGCCATGCGCTCATGGAAGACATTGCCGGGGATGGAGAATTCCGTGGGATCGGCGCCCACTTCCGTCAATGACCCCAGCCGGGTGTAACGGAAGAATGCGGTGTCCTCCACACCCTTGGCCATGACCATGCCGGACGTCTGTTGGAAACGGCGGGCCAGCAAACTGGACTCATCCAGCAAGAGCGGCTGGAGCTGGCTGAGCACTGTTGCCAGGTCAGGCCGCTCCTTGGCTGCGTTTTCCACGGACTCGATCAGCGTCTTCGCACCATAGGGCAGATATGTCCTGTAGATGGGGAAGCAGCAGATGACTTCGGCCAGGGCATCGGCTACCTTGGCGAACGGCAGCTCCAGCGATTCAGGCACAAGACGGGCCAGCCTCAGGACTTCCGAGCGCAGGATGCCATCAGCAATCCGGCGCTTGGTGGCATGAATCATGGCATGGTAATCCGCTGGTGCCTCGGCATCCCGGAGACGGGCATCGAGGGAGTTCAGGTACTCCTCCGCTGCGGGGTCTACAAAGAGCCGGTCTACGTCGGCCAGTGCGTCGTAGCCCGTGGTCCCTTCGCACTCGAAGGTGTCCGGCAGCTGTTCCCCGGGTTCAAGGATCTTCTCCACCAGAAGGTAGGCACCCCCTGTGGCTTCGCGCAGCCTTGCGAGGTAGCCCTCGGGATCGGCAAGCCCATCCGGGTGATCGATCCTTAGACCGTCAACCAGGCCTTCGCGGAACCAACGGACTATCTCTTCATGGGACTCATCAAAGACCCAGGGAATCTCCACGCGTACGCCCGCCAGGGTGTTCACTGCGAAGAACCGGCGGTAGTTCAGGTCCGCGTCGGCCCGGCGCCACCCCACCAACTCGTAATGCTGCCGTTGGTGAACCTCGCGCGGGTTGTCCCCTGGGGCGTATGTCCCTTCGGCCAAAGGGAAGCTGTGATCGTAGTACCGCAGTTGGTCGTCCACGATCTTCAGTTCGTCAAGGTCGTCGTCGCTGCCCAGGACGGGGATGCGGATTCTTCCCCCGCCGAAGTCCCAGTCGACGTCGAAAGCCTCGGCGTACTTTGAACCGCGGCCCTCCTTGAGCAACTGCCACCACCAGGCATTCTGCTTCGGTGATGCAACTCCCATGTGGTTTGGCACGATGTCCGCCAGGACGCCCAAGCCCTTTTCCTTCGCCGCCCGGGAGAGCGCGGCAAGCCCTTCAGGGCCTCCTCGGGATGGA contains the following coding sequences:
- a CDS encoding formate--tetrahydrofolate ligase, whose product is MSENKVLSDLEIAHRATMLPIEAIAQRAGIAVEALELYGPYKAKINTAKLVQTQGKTPGKVVLVSAMSPTPAGEGKSTTTVGLADSLARAGHNVMIALREPSLGPILGMKGGATGGGYSQVLPMDDINLHFTGDFHAITSANNALMALVDNHIYQGNQLGVDPRRMTFKRVLDMNDRALREVVIGLGGPMQGVPRQDGFDITVASEIMAVFCLATDLDDLRNRLGRITFGYTYDRTPVTVSDLGVEGALTMLLKDAIKPNLVQTIAGTPALVHGGPFANIAHGCNSLIATRTAMQLADIVVTEAGFGADLGAEKYMDIKARIADVAPSAVVVVATIRALKMQGGVAKENLSEPNVEAVAAGVENLKRHVGNIAKFGISPVVSINKFATDAPEELQWLLAWCAAEGVQAAVADVWGRGGGGDGGDELAAKVAAKLDAPAGFHHLYPLELSVEEKIQTIVQEIYGADGVEFSVPALKRLAEIEKNGWSDLPVCMAKTQYSFTDDASRLGAPKGFRVHVRELIPKTGAGFIVALTGAVMTMPGLPKEPAAMRMDVDADGNPTGLF
- a CDS encoding inositol-3-phosphate synthase, encoding MSSHPIRVAIVGVGNCAASLVQGVQYYRDADPKATIPGLMHVEFGQYHVNDVQFVAAFDVDSKKVGLDLADAIGASENNTIKIADVPATGVTVQRGHTLDGLGKYYRETIVEAPDEAVDIVAALREAKADVMVCYLPVGSEQAAKFYAQCAIDAGVAFVNALPVFIAGTKEWADKFTEAGVPIVGDDIKSQIGATITHRVMAKLFEDRGVTLDRTYQLNVGGNMDFKNMLERDRLESKKISKTQAVTSNVEAELHADDVHIGPSDYVAWLDDRKWAFVRLEGRNFGDAPVSLEYKLEVWDSPNSAGVIIDAIRAAKIGLDRGIGGPLLSASSYFMKSPPEQFNDDLARDNVEAFIRGDIER
- the mgrA gene encoding L-glyceraldehyde 3-phosphate reductase; the encoded protein is MTYSAAENRYETMPYRRVGRSGLKLPAISLGLWHNFGDDKRFDEQRAILRRAFDLGVNHFDLANNYGPPDGSAETNFGRHLKDDFKPYRDELVISTKAGYYMWPGPYGEWGSRKYLISSLDQSLERMGLDYVDIFYSHRPDPETPLEETMGALDYAVRSGKALYAGISSYTPEQTLEAARILKDLGTPLLIHQPSYSMLNRWTENGSPNLYEALDQVGAGSIAFSPLAQGMLTNRYLNGVPADSRAAKERFLSGSALTEDKLDRVRGLNAIAEGRGQSLAQMAIAWILRDQPKGSPVTSALIGASSVAQLEDTLSAINNLKFTTEELTAIDEFAVESDINLWAQE
- the treZ gene encoding malto-oligosyltrehalose trehalohydrolase, translating into MLEHAAGKNLYDLWAPNADSVRLLAGGHEYSMEKHHDGAAAGWWRAPADVGGNSGDDVRYGYVVDGEGPFPDPRSRRQPDGVHQLSATFDPSAHQWKDSDWKGRSLKGSVIYELHLGTFTPEGTLDAAAEKLDYLVDLGVDFVELLPVNGFNGVHNWGYDGVLWYAVHEPYGGPAAYQRFVDAAHAAGLGVIQDVVYNHLGPSGNYLPKFGPYLKSGEGNTWGDSVNLDGPGSDEVRRYILENAAMWLRDYHVDGLRLDAVHALRDERAVHILEEFGALGDEVEAETGIPRTLIAESDLNNPRLIYPRQDNGYGLEGQWSDDFHHAVHVNLSGETTGYYADFDSLAVLAKVLEHGFLHDGSYSSFRGRHHGRPIRHDLAHPSALVVCLQNHDQIGNRATGDRLTASLSYGKLAIGAVLTMTSPFTPMLFMGEEFAASTPWQFFTSHPEPELGKATAEGRIKEFERMGWDPAVVPDPQDPGTFQRSKLNWGEAGTGEHERLLQLYRDLAQLRRNNPELVDGGFGGTSVEFDDDEHWLQFSRGNVRVVCNFGDEALDTPVSGDVLLATDDKAVLEEGTLTLPGASAAVVRIQ
- the treY gene encoding malto-oligosyltrehalose synthase, with product MRTPVSTYRLQIRPGFTLQDAAELTGYLQSLGIDWVYVSPILTAEKGSDHGYDVTDPSTVDPSRGGPEGLAALSRAAKEKGLGVLADIVPNHMGVASPKQNAWWWQLLKEGRGSKYAEAFDVDWDFGGGRIRIPVLGSDDDLDELKIVDDQLRYYDHSFPLAEGTYAPGDNPREVHQRQHYELVGWRRADADLNYRRFFAVNTLAGVRVEIPWVFDESHEEIVRWFREGLVDGLRIDHPDGLADPEGYLARLREATGGAYLLVEKILEPGEQLPDTFECEGTTGYDALADVDRLFVDPAAEEYLNSLDARLRDAEAPADYHAMIHATKRRIADGILRSEVLRLARLVPESLELPFAKVADALAEVICCFPIYRTYLPYGAKTLIESVENAAKERPDLATVLSQLQPLLLDESSLLARRFQQTSGMVMAKGVEDTAFFRYTRLGSLTEVGADPTEFSIPGNVFHERMARRQQLLPLSMTTLSTHDTKRSEDARARISVISESVPEWELFLGIVHDLAPIPDGPLSALIWQSIAGAWPADRQRLQSYALKAAREAGNSTNWTDPNQDFERLLAAAVDAVFDVPEVAAALTNFVNELEPYGTSNSLSAKLIQLTMPGVPDVYQGTEFRDGSLTDPDNRRPVDFEARVAALEGLDRGEKPAFTDDAAKLLVVSRALRLRRDRPELFAGYLPVAAQGAAAGHVVAFDRGAERRGALTVATRLPKRLAREGGWRDTSLELTVDCRDELTGTSYRAGTVPLATLLEHYPVALLVPTD